In Salmo salar chromosome ssa15, Ssal_v3.1, whole genome shotgun sequence, one genomic interval encodes:
- the LOC106572127 gene encoding tyrosine-protein kinase HCK isoform X1 codes for MGSSCSSTMGCVGSNEQQDPSSKGVVNDDSLNQTQTAHYVKDPTTGTKANRTISVAPPVPSNGTESIAIALYDYEGVNDGDLDFKKGDKLKILQESGEWWRAQLISTGKEGYIPSNYVAIDRLETEEWFYKGVSRKDAERQLLASANKTGSFMIRDSETTKGSYSLSVRDSDSQSGDTVKHYKIRTLDNGGFYISPRITFNNLQELVSHYKKQGDGLCQALTSPCLSPKPQKPWEKDAWEIPRESLKLDRKLGAGQFGEVWMATYNKHTKVAVKTMKPGTMSVEAFLDEANLMKALQHDKLVRLNAVVTKEEPIYIITEFMEKGSLLDFLKSDEGNRVQLPKLIDFCAQIAEGMAYIEQRNYIHRDLRAANILVSKALVCKIADFGLARIIEDNEYTAREGAKFPIKWTAPEAINFGSFTIKSDVWSFGILLTEIISYGRTPYPGMTNPEVIRSLESGYRMQRTDTCPQELYDIMLECWKNKPEDRPTFEYLQSVLEDFYTATESQYQQQP; via the exons ATGGGCAGCAGTT GTTCTTCCACTATGGGCTGTGtggggtccaatgagcagcaggATCCCAGCAGCAAAGGTGTGGTCAATGATGACTCTCTGAACCAGACTCAGACAGCCCACTACGTCAAAGACCCCACCACAGGGACCAAGGCT AACAGAACCATCTCCGTTGCCCCTCCAGTCCCCTCTAATG GTACTGAGAGCATTGCCATTGCACTGTATGACTATGAGGGTGTAAATGATGGAGACCTGGACTTTAAGAAGGGAGACAAGCTTAAAATCTTACAGGA atctggAGAATGGTGGAGAGCACAGTTAATTAGCACAGGCAAGGAAGGCTACATCCCCAGTAACTATGTAGCCATAGACAGACTTGAAACCGAAGA GTGGTTCTATAAAGGAGTGAGCAGGAAAGATGCAGAGAGGCAGCTGCTAGCATCAGCAAACAAAACGGGATCGTTCATGATCCGTGACAGTGAGACCACCAAGG GCAGCTACTCCTTATCCGTAAGGGAcagtgactcccaatcaggagaCACAGTCAAGCATTACAAGATCCGTACACTGGATAACGGTGGCTTCTACATCTCTCCACGCATCACCTTCAACAACCTGCAGGAACTGGTCAGCCACTATAAAA AGCAGGGAGATGGTCTGTGCCAGGCCTTGACCAGCCCCTGCCTCAGTCCCAAGCCCCAGAAGCCCTGGGAGAAGGATGCCTGGGAGATCCCTCGGGAGTCCCTCAAACTTGATAGGAAGCTCGGGGCTGGCCAGTTCGGAGAGGTCTGGATGG CTACATACAACAAGCACACCAAGGTGGCAGTGAAGACCATGAAGCCTGGCACCATGTCGGTCGAGGCTTTCCTGGACGAGGCAAACCTGATGAAGGCCCTGCAGCACGACAAGCTGGTCCGTCTGAACGCTGTGGTTACCAAAGAGGAACCCATCTACATCATCACAGAGTTCATGGAAAAGG gCAGTTTGCTGGACTTCTTGAAGAGTGATGAGGGCAACCGTGTGCAGCTCCCCAAACTCATTGACTTCTGTGCACAG ATTGCAGAAGGAATGGCCTACATCGAGCAGAGGAACTATATTCACAGAGACCTGCGAGCCGCCAACATCCTGGTCTCGAAGGCTCTGGTGTGCAAGATTGCTGACTTTGGCCTCGCCCGAATCATCGAGGACAATGAGTACACAGCCAGAGAAG GAGCAAAGTTCCCCATCAAATGGACGGCCCCAGAGGCAATCAACTTTGGCTCCTTCACCATCAAATCAGATGTCTGGTCCTTTGGCATCCTACTGACCGAGATCATCAGCTATGGACGCACACCATATCCAG GTATGACAAACCCAGAAGTGATTCGCTCTCTGGAGAGCGGCTACCGCATGCAGCGCACCGACACCTGTCCGCAGGAGCTCTATGACATCATGTTGGAGTGCTGGAAGAACAAGCCCGAGGACCGGCCCACCTTTGAGTATCTGCAGAGTGTCCTGGAGGATTTCTACACCGCAACAGAGAGCCAGTACCAGCAACAGCCATGA
- the LOC106572127 gene encoding tyrosine-protein kinase HCK isoform X2, whose translation MGCVGSNEQQDPSSKGVVNDDSLNQTQTAHYVKDPTTGTKANRTISVAPPVPSNGTESIAIALYDYEGVNDGDLDFKKGDKLKILQESGEWWRAQLISTGKEGYIPSNYVAIDRLETEEWFYKGVSRKDAERQLLASANKTGSFMIRDSETTKGSYSLSVRDSDSQSGDTVKHYKIRTLDNGGFYISPRITFNNLQELVSHYKKQGDGLCQALTSPCLSPKPQKPWEKDAWEIPRESLKLDRKLGAGQFGEVWMATYNKHTKVAVKTMKPGTMSVEAFLDEANLMKALQHDKLVRLNAVVTKEEPIYIITEFMEKGSLLDFLKSDEGNRVQLPKLIDFCAQIAEGMAYIEQRNYIHRDLRAANILVSKALVCKIADFGLARIIEDNEYTAREGAKFPIKWTAPEAINFGSFTIKSDVWSFGILLTEIISYGRTPYPGMTNPEVIRSLESGYRMQRTDTCPQELYDIMLECWKNKPEDRPTFEYLQSVLEDFYTATESQYQQQP comes from the exons ATGGGCTGTGtggggtccaatgagcagcaggATCCCAGCAGCAAAGGTGTGGTCAATGATGACTCTCTGAACCAGACTCAGACAGCCCACTACGTCAAAGACCCCACCACAGGGACCAAGGCT AACAGAACCATCTCCGTTGCCCCTCCAGTCCCCTCTAATG GTACTGAGAGCATTGCCATTGCACTGTATGACTATGAGGGTGTAAATGATGGAGACCTGGACTTTAAGAAGGGAGACAAGCTTAAAATCTTACAGGA atctggAGAATGGTGGAGAGCACAGTTAATTAGCACAGGCAAGGAAGGCTACATCCCCAGTAACTATGTAGCCATAGACAGACTTGAAACCGAAGA GTGGTTCTATAAAGGAGTGAGCAGGAAAGATGCAGAGAGGCAGCTGCTAGCATCAGCAAACAAAACGGGATCGTTCATGATCCGTGACAGTGAGACCACCAAGG GCAGCTACTCCTTATCCGTAAGGGAcagtgactcccaatcaggagaCACAGTCAAGCATTACAAGATCCGTACACTGGATAACGGTGGCTTCTACATCTCTCCACGCATCACCTTCAACAACCTGCAGGAACTGGTCAGCCACTATAAAA AGCAGGGAGATGGTCTGTGCCAGGCCTTGACCAGCCCCTGCCTCAGTCCCAAGCCCCAGAAGCCCTGGGAGAAGGATGCCTGGGAGATCCCTCGGGAGTCCCTCAAACTTGATAGGAAGCTCGGGGCTGGCCAGTTCGGAGAGGTCTGGATGG CTACATACAACAAGCACACCAAGGTGGCAGTGAAGACCATGAAGCCTGGCACCATGTCGGTCGAGGCTTTCCTGGACGAGGCAAACCTGATGAAGGCCCTGCAGCACGACAAGCTGGTCCGTCTGAACGCTGTGGTTACCAAAGAGGAACCCATCTACATCATCACAGAGTTCATGGAAAAGG gCAGTTTGCTGGACTTCTTGAAGAGTGATGAGGGCAACCGTGTGCAGCTCCCCAAACTCATTGACTTCTGTGCACAG ATTGCAGAAGGAATGGCCTACATCGAGCAGAGGAACTATATTCACAGAGACCTGCGAGCCGCCAACATCCTGGTCTCGAAGGCTCTGGTGTGCAAGATTGCTGACTTTGGCCTCGCCCGAATCATCGAGGACAATGAGTACACAGCCAGAGAAG GAGCAAAGTTCCCCATCAAATGGACGGCCCCAGAGGCAATCAACTTTGGCTCCTTCACCATCAAATCAGATGTCTGGTCCTTTGGCATCCTACTGACCGAGATCATCAGCTATGGACGCACACCATATCCAG GTATGACAAACCCAGAAGTGATTCGCTCTCTGGAGAGCGGCTACCGCATGCAGCGCACCGACACCTGTCCGCAGGAGCTCTATGACATCATGTTGGAGTGCTGGAAGAACAAGCCCGAGGACCGGCCCACCTTTGAGTATCTGCAGAGTGTCCTGGAGGATTTCTACACCGCAACAGAGAGCCAGTACCAGCAACAGCCATGA